In one Bartonella grahamii subsp. shimonis genomic region, the following are encoded:
- a CDS encoding cytochrome b: protein MTRFPPYCPKNSLARWLDKRFPLPRFFYNTFVIFPVPRNLNYFYTFGGILTIMLLSQLLTGIVLAMHYVPDIHLAFETSERFRREGQFGWLFRPWHCVGSSFFFIAVYIHLARGLYYGSYKNMREMVWVTGIFIYIIMMAIAFFGYVLVWGMMSISAASVIAGLLKTIPLVGSWLHETLLGGYGVGQPTLNRFYVFHYVLSFVLLLFVGLHIWAIHCVGQGNPTGLAIQSDKETVPFSPYALIKDIFSITVFLIFFAWFLFYMPDYMGQAENYSVADPLKAPLRVVPEWYFLPFYAMLRAITFDIGIFPSTFVGFVLFVSSICVLIFVPWLDRSKICSARYRPIYKIFFWALVIDVVFLGWLGTKEINDKILLWTQLATVYYFIFFLVILPTLPAFEKSRSLPSSIMQDLKQKKKRLW from the coding sequence ATGACAAGGTTTCCTCCTTATTGTCCTAAAAATTCTCTTGCCCGTTGGCTTGATAAGCGTTTTCCTCTTCCTCGTTTTTTTTATAATACATTTGTGATTTTTCCTGTTCCACGTAATCTTAATTACTTTTACACATTTGGCGGTATTTTGACCATTATGCTTTTATCACAGCTCTTGACTGGTATTGTCTTGGCTATGCATTATGTTCCAGATATTCATTTGGCTTTTGAAACTAGTGAACGATTTCGACGTGAAGGGCAGTTTGGTTGGCTTTTTCGTCCATGGCACTGTGTAGGCTCTTCGTTTTTTTTTATTGCTGTTTATATCCATTTGGCACGTGGACTTTATTATGGTTCTTATAAAAATATGCGAGAAATGGTGTGGGTTACAGGTATTTTTATTTATATCATCATGATGGCAATAGCGTTTTTTGGTTATGTGCTTGTTTGGGGGATGATGTCTATTTCAGCGGCTTCAGTGATTGCAGGGCTTTTAAAAACGATACCTTTGGTGGGGTCCTGGTTGCATGAGACCCTTCTGGGTGGTTATGGCGTAGGCCAACCAACGTTGAATCGTTTTTATGTTTTCCATTATGTTTTATCATTTGTTTTGCTTCTTTTTGTAGGGCTGCATATTTGGGCAATCCATTGTGTTGGACAAGGTAATCCAACGGGTCTTGCTATACAATCAGATAAGGAAACGGTTCCATTTTCGCCTTATGCACTTATCAAAGATATTTTTTCTATTACTGTTTTTCTAATCTTCTTTGCCTGGTTTTTGTTTTATATGCCCGATTATATGGGGCAGGCTGAAAATTATAGTGTGGCAGATCCTTTAAAGGCACCTCTTCGTGTGGTTCCAGAATGGTATTTTTTGCCTTTTTATGCGATGCTGCGTGCTATAACTTTTGATATTGGTATTTTTCCTTCAACTTTTGTGGGCTTTGTTTTATTCGTCAGTTCGATTTGCGTTTTAATTTTTGTGCCATGGTTAGACCGCTCTAAAATATGTTCAGCAAGATATCGACCTATTTATAAAATTTTCTTTTGGGCGTTGGTTATTGATGTGGTTTTTCTTGGTTGGTTAGGTACAAAAGAAATAAATGACAAAATTCTTTTATGGACTCAATTGGCTACGGTTTATTATTTTATATTCTTTTTGGTTATTTTGCCGACTTTACCAGCGTTTGAAAAAAGTCGTTCTCTTCCTTCTTCAATTATGCAAGATTTGAAACAGAAAAAAAAGAGACTATGGTAA
- a CDS encoding cytochrome c1 has protein sequence MVNVFVGLVFIVAMSFSAQSLASDASDQEEKIISFPLRIPKKQEWSFSGPFGLYDKAQLRRGLKVYKQVCSSCHGLKYVAFRNLKALGYDQEQIKALAGQYEVRDGPNREGKFFKRAGGATDYFPSPFAYEEEARFILNGAYPPDLSLMARARGVSLPFPALITDVLNHYDTAGPDYITALLTGYQKAPKEIKIADGYWYNPYFIAGNSLTMAPPLSDGMVAYEDGTPEIIEHYARDVSAFLMWAADPHMEIRKKTGFRVILFLIIFAGLVYILKNRIWCSLEEEVEKETKEEIKGKW, from the coding sequence ATGGTAAATGTTTTTGTCGGACTGGTTTTTATCGTTGCTATGAGCTTTTCTGCTCAGAGTTTAGCAAGTGATGCCTCTGATCAGGAGGAGAAAATTATTTCTTTTCCTTTACGGATTCCTAAAAAACAAGAATGGAGTTTTTCAGGGCCATTTGGGCTTTATGATAAGGCGCAATTGAGGCGTGGACTAAAGGTTTATAAACAAGTTTGTTCCAGCTGCCATGGGCTAAAATATGTGGCTTTTCGCAATTTAAAAGCTCTTGGGTATGATCAAGAACAGATTAAAGCTTTGGCGGGGCAATATGAAGTGCGCGATGGTCCTAATCGAGAAGGAAAATTTTTTAAACGTGCTGGGGGTGCAACGGATTATTTTCCTTCTCCCTTTGCATATGAAGAAGAAGCAAGATTTATTTTGAATGGGGCTTATCCTCCAGATTTGTCATTGATGGCACGTGCACGTGGTGTATCTTTGCCGTTTCCTGCTTTAATTACTGATGTATTGAATCATTATGATACAGCTGGTCCAGATTATATTACAGCTCTTTTAACAGGATATCAGAAGGCACCGAAGGAGATAAAAATTGCGGATGGTTATTGGTATAATCCTTATTTTATTGCCGGTAATTCTTTAACTATGGCTCCTCCTTTGAGTGATGGTATGGTTGCTTATGAAGATGGCACCCCAGAAATCATTGAACATTACGCGCGCGATGTTTCTGCTTTTTTGATGTGGGCTGCCGATCCTCATATGGAAATTCGTAAAAAAACCGGTTTTCGTGTTATTTTATTCTTAATCATTTTTGCGGGGCTTGTTTATATTTTAAAAAATCGTATTTGGTGTAGTTTAGAAGAAGAGGTAGAGAAAGAAACAAAAGAAGAAATAAAGGGAAAATGGTAG
- a CDS encoding PRC-barrel domain-containing protein: protein MKKIVCTTIMSILMVSSTYAQSFEVPSKPDIISSTGIVQVGIDNSVRYVTPLATDFVASSLIGANVYNIEDENIGEVKDIILRENNIAGFVVAVGGFLGIGESYVVISPETIQMTNDYGKWKLIINATKDSLKDAPTFKYEGRWTR from the coding sequence ATGAAAAAAATTGTATGTACTACTATTATGTCAATTTTGATGGTTTCTAGTACTTACGCTCAGTCTTTTGAAGTGCCTTCAAAACCTGACATAATCTCTTCGACGGGTATTGTACAGGTGGGGATAGATAACTCTGTGCGTTATGTAACACCTTTAGCAACGGATTTTGTTGCTTCCAGCCTTATAGGCGCCAATGTATACAATATAGAAGATGAAAATATTGGTGAAGTAAAAGATATTATTTTACGTGAAAATAATATTGCAGGGTTTGTTGTTGCTGTTGGTGGTTTTCTTGGCATAGGTGAGAGTTATGTGGTCATTTCTCCAGAAACAATCCAGATGACAAATGATTATGGTAAATGGAAACTCATTATAAATGCGACAAAAGATTCTTTAAAGGACGCTCCAACATTTAAATACGAAGGGCGTTGGACACGCTAA
- the ychF gene encoding redox-regulated ATPase YchF has protein sequence MGFKCGIVGLPNVGKSTLFNALTKTATAQAANYPFCTIEPNTGEVAIPDLRMEKIASIAGSKEMIPTRINFVDIAGLVRGASKGEGLGNKFLANIREVDAIIHVLRCFQNEDITHVEGRIDPVCDATTVETELMLADLESLERRIVQIRKRATGKDKEALTILPIMEKALNILQQGTPVRLLLKDISSDEHHLLKSLNLLTSKPVLYVCNVSENDAAHGNSFTQTVEKMATEQNAQSIIISASIEAEITQLSDAEASEYLNALGLFEPSLNRLIRAGYRLLDLITYFTCGPKETRAWTITRGTKAPQAAGVIHSDFERGFIRAQTISYNDYIALGGESGAKEAGKARDEGKEYIVQDGDVMLFKHNT, from the coding sequence ATGGGCTTTAAATGCGGTATTGTCGGATTACCTAATGTTGGGAAATCAACTCTTTTTAATGCATTAACAAAAACAGCCACTGCACAGGCTGCTAATTATCCTTTTTGTACCATTGAACCCAATACCGGTGAAGTTGCTATTCCAGATTTACGAATGGAAAAAATTGCATCAATCGCTGGTTCAAAAGAAATGATTCCTACACGCATTAACTTCGTCGATATTGCGGGGCTTGTACGAGGAGCTTCAAAAGGCGAAGGTTTAGGAAATAAATTTTTAGCCAATATTCGCGAAGTCGATGCCATTATCCACGTTTTACGCTGTTTTCAAAATGAAGATATTACTCACGTAGAAGGACGTATTGATCCCGTTTGTGATGCGACAACGGTTGAAACCGAACTCATGCTTGCGGATCTTGAAAGTCTTGAGAGACGAATCGTACAAATCCGTAAACGAGCAACTGGAAAAGACAAAGAAGCTCTCACAATTTTACCCATTATGGAAAAAGCATTAAACATACTGCAACAGGGAACCCCTGTTCGGTTATTACTCAAAGATATCTCTTCCGATGAACACCACCTTCTTAAGAGTTTAAATCTTTTAACCTCCAAGCCCGTACTCTATGTTTGTAACGTAAGCGAAAATGACGCCGCTCATGGAAATAGCTTTACCCAAACAGTTGAAAAAATGGCAACAGAGCAAAATGCGCAAAGCATTATCATTTCTGCTTCTATCGAAGCGGAAATCACACAACTGAGTGATGCTGAAGCATCAGAATATCTCAATGCTCTAGGACTCTTTGAACCAAGTTTAAATCGTCTTATTCGCGCTGGTTACCGTTTACTTGATCTCATTACTTACTTCACCTGTGGTCCTAAGGAGACACGAGCATGGACAATTACGCGTGGTACAAAAGCTCCCCAAGCAGCTGGCGTTATTCACTCAGATTTTGAGCGCGGTTTCATTCGTGCCCAAACCATCAGCTACAATGACTATATTGCTCTGGGTGGAGAAAGCGGTGCAAAAGAAGCAGGAAAAGCCCGCGATGAAGGAAAAGAATACATTGTGCAAGATGGCGATGTCATGTTATTTAAACATAATACTTAA
- a CDS encoding L,D-transpeptidase — protein MLSRCAFLIAALLALAGCATHQSDMSSVSFQQVRYIPPEIQALYGPVTNETYSLPAVDLATIDPKFWRQEVIYYTSYAPGTLVIDTQECFLYLIGENGKALRYGIGVGKEGLAFEGEGVVQRKRRWPNWAPTAAMMAREPERYGHLGKGMPPGPDNPLGARALYLFKNGKDTLFRIHGSHESWSIGRAISSGCIRLLNQDIIDLYDRVPVGSRVVVLQNNRSIPTVYSQQSNGYDPLQSTIQPSEFF, from the coding sequence GTGTTATCTCGTTGTGCTTTTTTAATTGCAGCACTTTTGGCTTTGGCTGGATGTGCTACACATCAGTCAGATATGTCATCGGTTTCTTTTCAACAAGTTCGATACATTCCACCAGAAATACAGGCTTTGTACGGTCCTGTAACGAATGAGACCTATTCGTTACCTGCTGTTGATCTTGCGACAATTGATCCAAAGTTTTGGCGACAAGAAGTGATTTATTATACATCTTATGCGCCTGGAACATTGGTTATAGATACGCAAGAGTGTTTTCTTTACCTTATTGGTGAAAATGGAAAAGCTTTACGTTATGGGATTGGGGTCGGTAAGGAAGGTTTAGCATTTGAAGGTGAAGGGGTTGTACAGCGCAAGCGTCGGTGGCCAAATTGGGCTCCTACTGCTGCTATGATGGCTCGAGAACCAGAACGTTATGGTCATCTTGGGAAAGGAATGCCACCAGGACCCGATAATCCGTTGGGTGCGCGGGCACTTTATTTGTTCAAAAATGGGAAAGATACACTTTTCCGTATTCATGGTTCACACGAATCGTGGTCAATTGGGCGTGCTATTTCAAGTGGGTGTATTCGTTTGCTTAATCAAGATATTATTGATCTTTATGATCGTGTTCCCGTTGGTTCGCGTGTTGTGGTATTGCAAAACAATAGGAGTATTCCTACAGTTTATAGTCAACAATCAAATGGCTACGATCCCCTACAGTCGACCATTCAGCCAAGTGAATTTTTTTAA
- the pth gene encoding aminoacyl-tRNA hydrolase, producing MWLIAGLGNPGLQYQNNRHNIGFMAVDAIYQFFSFSPWSKKFQAEISNGFINNEKIFLIKPQTFMNLSGQAIGEALRFYKLDLKNLIIIYDELDLSPGKVRIKIGGRNNGHNGIKSIDAHCGTDYCRIRIGIGHPGSKELVHRHVLGNFTKSDQEWLSPLLEAIAKNIALLIKDDKSLFMNEVSQTIKNNSSL from the coding sequence ATGTGGCTTATTGCTGGTCTTGGCAATCCTGGTTTACAATATCAAAATAACCGCCATAATATTGGTTTTATGGCTGTTGATGCCATTTATCAGTTCTTTTCTTTTTCTCCATGGTCGAAGAAGTTTCAAGCAGAAATCTCCAATGGTTTTATAAATAATGAGAAAATTTTTCTTATAAAACCACAAACTTTCATGAACCTCTCTGGTCAAGCTATCGGTGAAGCTTTGCGATTTTATAAATTAGATTTGAAGAATTTGATCATAATTTATGATGAGTTAGACCTGTCACCGGGAAAAGTTCGTATAAAAATTGGTGGAAGAAATAATGGGCATAATGGTATTAAGTCTATTGATGCCCATTGTGGTACTGACTATTGTCGTATACGTATAGGAATTGGTCATCCTGGAAGTAAAGAACTTGTTCATCGGCATGTTCTGGGAAATTTTACCAAATCTGATCAAGAATGGTTATCCCCTCTCTTAGAGGCAATTGCAAAAAATATCGCTCTCCTTATAAAAGATGACAAATCCCTCTTTATGAATGAAGTTTCACAAACGATAAAAAACAACTCTTCTTTATAG